The following are encoded together in the Streptomyces tsukubensis genome:
- a CDS encoding MarR family winged helix-turn-helix transcriptional regulator, giving the protein MKDVTMGDDELLSLDRQICFSLNAASRAFGGVYRVALKELGLTYSQYLVMLVLWEDGELPVKRIGERLRLDSGTLSPLLKRLEAAGLVRRERGVEDERSVSVRLTDEGAELKARAARVPRSIAAATGLSVDEIDDLRERLARLTEALDSAVTRGLGG; this is encoded by the coding sequence ATGAAGGACGTGACCATGGGAGACGACGAGCTCCTCAGCCTCGACCGGCAGATCTGCTTCTCGCTGAACGCCGCGTCGCGCGCCTTCGGCGGCGTGTACCGCGTCGCGCTGAAGGAGCTGGGTCTCACCTACTCGCAGTACCTCGTGATGCTGGTCCTCTGGGAGGACGGCGAGCTGCCGGTGAAGCGCATCGGTGAGCGGCTGCGACTCGACTCGGGGACGCTCTCACCCCTGCTGAAGCGGCTGGAGGCGGCCGGGCTCGTGCGGCGTGAGCGCGGCGTCGAGGACGAGCGGTCCGTCTCCGTGCGCCTCACCGACGAGGGCGCCGAGCTGAAGGCGAGGGCCGCGCGGGTACCCCGCTCCATCGCCGCGGCCACGGGTCTCTCGGTGGACGAGATCGACGACCTGCGCGAGCGGCTCGCACGGCTCACCGAGGCACTCGACTCGGCAGTCACGCGCGGCCTCGGCGGCTGA
- a CDS encoding SLC13 family permease yields MPVILLLGVLAFAVARPRGLPEAAAAIPAAVLVVVLGAVSLSDAWEQVRTLLPVVGFLALILMLAQLCADDGLFSAAGSEVARLCGGDPHRLLGGVFVVASAVTAALSLDATVVLLTPVVFATAARAGARAGPHVYATAHLANSASLLLPVSNLTNLLAFSASGLSFTRFAALMALPWLAAIAVEYAVFRGFFRRDLARSTRSPEPEDRPRVPAFTLVVVGLTLAGFAVASLAGLEPAWAALAGVLVLACRGLRRGTTTPRKLVGSASPLFCLFVLALGVVVQAVVENGLETGLGRLLPEGDSLGALLAVAAVAALLANIINNLPAVLALLPLLAPGGAGPVLAALIGVNLGPNLTYAGSLATLLWRRVLHQHGEAARLGAFTRLGLATVPAALVASTVALWGMLRLLGT; encoded by the coding sequence GTGCCGGTGATTCTGCTGCTCGGCGTTCTCGCGTTCGCCGTGGCGCGTCCGCGAGGTCTCCCCGAAGCGGCGGCGGCGATCCCCGCGGCCGTCCTGGTGGTCGTCCTGGGGGCCGTTTCCCTCTCCGACGCGTGGGAGCAGGTACGCACCCTCCTGCCCGTGGTCGGTTTCCTCGCCCTCATCCTCATGCTGGCGCAGCTCTGCGCGGACGACGGGCTCTTCTCCGCCGCCGGTTCTGAGGTGGCGCGGCTGTGCGGCGGCGACCCGCACCGGCTGCTGGGCGGGGTGTTCGTGGTGGCGTCCGCGGTCACGGCCGCGCTCAGTCTCGACGCGACCGTCGTCCTGCTCACTCCGGTCGTCTTCGCCACCGCCGCGCGCGCCGGAGCCAGGGCCGGGCCGCACGTGTACGCGACGGCCCACCTCGCCAATTCGGCCTCGCTGCTGCTGCCCGTCTCCAACCTCACCAATCTGCTGGCGTTCAGCGCGAGCGGGCTCTCCTTCACCCGGTTCGCGGCCCTCATGGCGCTGCCGTGGCTGGCGGCGATCGCGGTGGAGTACGCCGTCTTCCGAGGTTTCTTCCGTCGGGACCTCGCCCGCTCCACGCGGTCGCCGGAGCCGGAGGACCGCCCACGCGTGCCCGCCTTCACGCTGGTCGTGGTGGGCCTGACGCTGGCGGGTTTCGCTGTGGCGTCACTCGCGGGTCTTGAGCCCGCGTGGGCCGCCCTCGCCGGTGTGCTGGTGCTCGCCTGCCGGGGGCTGCGGCGTGGGACCACGACCCCGCGGAAGCTGGTGGGGTCGGCGTCCCCGCTGTTCTGCCTCTTCGTCCTGGCCCTCGGGGTGGTGGTCCAGGCCGTGGTGGAGAACGGCCTGGAGACCGGGCTCGGGCGGCTGCTGCCCGAGGGGGACTCGCTGGGCGCCCTGCTGGCGGTCGCCGCGGTCGCGGCGCTCCTCGCCAACATCATCAACAACCTGCCCGCCGTCCTCGCGCTGCTGCCGCTGCTCGCGCCCGGCGGTGCCGGGCCTGTACTCGCCGCCCTGATCGGTGTGAACCTCGGCCCCAACCTGACCTACGCGGGCTCGCTGGCCACACTCCTGTGGCGCCGCGTCCTGCATCAGCACGGGGAGGCGGCCCGCCTCGGCGCTTTCACACGCCTCGGTCTCGCGACGGTCCCGGCCGCTCTGGTGGCCTCGACGGTCGCCCTGTGGGGGATGCTGCGCCTTCTCGGGACCTGA
- a CDS encoding GlxA family transcriptional regulator, whose product MHQPAMNRAAHEVVVLAYDGVRLLDVAAPLEVFTTASGVAAARGDGHRPYAVRVATPDGRSALTSTGLRVDADLATGAVRETDTLVVPGSTDVGQLHAGSGVVGEVARLARTSGRVAAVCTGAFALAAAGLLTGRRATTHWEHAELLARSYPEVTVTADDIYVRDGPVFTSAGVSAGIDVCLALVEQDHGPTVARGVARDLVVFLQRPGGQSQFSVAARTPATRDPVLRPLLDTIAADPAADHRPGVLAARAGVSARHLSRIFREQTGTTPAAHVEAVRLEAARMLLEHGESVTASAALSGLGSDETLRRVFARHLHTTPSAYAARFRTTYTARE is encoded by the coding sequence GTGCATCAGCCGGCCATGAACAGAGCCGCCCACGAGGTGGTCGTCCTCGCCTACGACGGAGTGAGGCTGCTCGACGTGGCCGCCCCGCTGGAGGTCTTCACCACGGCCTCGGGCGTCGCCGCGGCGCGGGGCGACGGCCACCGCCCCTACGCGGTACGGGTGGCGACTCCCGACGGCCGCTCCGCGCTCACCTCGACCGGGCTGCGCGTCGACGCGGATCTGGCCACCGGGGCCGTGCGGGAGACCGACACGCTGGTCGTGCCGGGTTCGACCGACGTCGGGCAGCTGCACGCCGGTTCCGGTGTGGTCGGCGAGGTCGCCCGGCTCGCCCGTACGTCCGGCCGGGTGGCCGCGGTCTGCACCGGGGCGTTCGCGCTGGCCGCCGCGGGGCTGCTCACGGGCCGCAGGGCGACCACGCACTGGGAGCACGCCGAGCTGCTGGCCAGGAGCTACCCCGAGGTGACCGTCACGGCCGACGACATCTACGTGCGGGACGGCCCTGTCTTCACCTCCGCCGGGGTCAGCGCGGGCATCGACGTCTGCCTCGCCCTCGTGGAGCAGGACCACGGGCCGACGGTGGCGCGCGGGGTCGCCCGCGATCTCGTGGTCTTCCTCCAGCGGCCGGGCGGCCAGTCCCAGTTCTCGGTCGCGGCGCGCACCCCCGCGACCCGCGACCCCGTGCTGCGTCCGCTGCTCGACACCATCGCGGCCGACCCGGCGGCCGACCACCGTCCTGGCGTACTGGCGGCTCGGGCCGGAGTCAGCGCCAGGCACCTCTCAAGGATCTTCCGCGAACAGACGGGCACGACACCCGCCGCCCATGTGGAGGCGGTTCGGCTGGAAGCCGCCCGGATGCTCCTGGAACACGGCGAGAGCGTCACGGCGTCGGCGGCGCTCAGTGGCCTGGGCAGCGACGAGACGCTGCGCAGAGTCTTCGCCCGCCATCTGCACACGACACCGTCGGCGTACGCGGCACGTTTTCGCACCACGTATACAGCCCGGGAGTGA
- a CDS encoding HD domain-containing protein, which translates to MPEQDSRAGVSVPSTRLTREATELVRDTTDELIYHHSRRVYWFGSLQGKNRDLSFDPELLYIGAMFHDLGLGEKHRGSGRRFEVDSADEARRFLQEHGVPEDSVRRVWTAIALHTTPGIPQYMEPEVALVTAGVEYDVLGIGFDDISARDRAEITALHPRPDFKRRILEAFTEGIAPKPETTFGNVKADVLEHFVPGFVRGDFVSTIENSAWPE; encoded by the coding sequence ATGCCGGAGCAGGACAGCCGCGCGGGGGTGAGCGTGCCCTCCACCAGGCTCACGCGGGAGGCCACCGAGCTCGTGAGGGACACGACCGACGAGCTGATCTACCACCACTCACGCCGGGTCTACTGGTTCGGCAGCCTCCAGGGCAAGAACCGTGATCTGAGCTTCGACCCGGAGCTGCTGTACATCGGCGCCATGTTCCACGATCTGGGGCTGGGGGAGAAGCACCGAGGCAGCGGCCGACGCTTCGAGGTGGACAGCGCGGACGAGGCCCGCCGCTTCCTCCAGGAGCACGGGGTGCCCGAGGACAGCGTCCGGCGGGTGTGGACGGCGATCGCCCTGCACACGACGCCGGGCATCCCCCAGTACATGGAGCCCGAAGTGGCCCTGGTGACCGCCGGTGTGGAGTACGACGTGCTGGGCATCGGGTTCGACGACATCTCGGCGCGGGACCGTGCGGAGATCACCGCCCTGCATCCGCGTCCCGATTTCAAGCGGCGGATCCTCGAAGCGTTCACCGAGGGCATCGCGCCCAAACCGGAGACCACCTTCGGGAACGTGAAAGCGGACGTACTGGAGCACTTCGTGCCGGGGTTCGTCCGCGGGGACTTCGTCAGCACCATCGAGAACTCGGCCTGGCCGGAGTGA
- a CDS encoding organic hydroperoxide resistance protein: MEALYTAAATANGREGRAVSSDGQLDLALAMPPALGGNGKGTNPEQLFAAGYAACFASALGQVGRAAKIDTSEISVTSEVSIGKDGDGFGLAVVLRVELPDSLDSETGHTVVEQAHRTCPYSKATRGNIQVDLVIE, encoded by the coding sequence ATGGAGGCGCTCTACACCGCCGCGGCAACGGCCAACGGACGCGAGGGCCGCGCCGTCAGCTCCGACGGGCAGCTCGACCTGGCACTGGCGATGCCGCCGGCGCTCGGCGGGAACGGCAAGGGCACCAACCCGGAGCAGCTGTTCGCCGCGGGCTACGCGGCCTGTTTCGCCAGCGCCCTCGGCCAGGTGGGACGCGCGGCGAAGATCGACACCAGCGAGATCTCCGTGACCTCCGAGGTCAGCATCGGCAAGGACGGCGACGGTTTCGGTCTCGCCGTCGTCCTCCGCGTCGAACTGCCCGACAGCCTCGACAGCGAGACCGGCCACACCGTCGTCGAGCAGGCCCACCGCACCTGCCCCTACTCCAAGGCGACGCGCGGCAACATCCAGGTCGACCTCGTCATCGAGTGA